The Agreia sp. COWG nucleotide sequence GTCGAGCAGCTCGTCTGCGTCGAACTCGGCAATCACCCGGTTGCTCAGGTTGTCGAGGATGTAGTCGCCGATCTGCCCGACGGCTCCTCCCGCGTCGGTGAACCCGGTGAGACCCACCACAAGGTCGAGGCCCTCGGGAATGTTGCCGAGCTCGCCGGTGATGTTGTAGAGAACACTCGGGTCAGTCATGGATTCAACTCTAATCCCGGGCATGAGACGGCCTCCTCCGCGCGACCATGCCGAGAGCGAACACTCCGGAGTCCTAGGCTTAGAGGTATGACTCTCGCCTCCGTATCCGTATCCGCCACCCCCGCTTCCGAGGTCGAGACCGATGTACTCGTGCTCGGCGTGGTGCGCACCGACGACGGCCCACGGCTCGTCGGTGCGGCAGATGCGACGGCGCGACTGGCGGCTGCTCTGGGCGACCTCACGCTGCTCGGCATCACCGGATCGAAGGACGACTTCATCCGGCTCCCGTCTCCAGAGGGGATCGCTGCCCGCTCCCTCGCGCTCGTCGGACTCGCCTCCGAGGCGCCGAGCAGTGCCGAGCTCCGCTATGCGACGGGCTCCGTCGCTCGCCGACTCCTCGGCGCCGTCAACGTCGCACTGGCTCTTCCCGTCTCCGATGACGATTCAGCCAGGGCCGCGCTCGAGGGGTGCCTGCTCGGCGCCTACGACTACACGAATCATCGCAGCGAGGCCAGCATGCCGAAGGCGTCGGCAGCAGCATCCTTCGTTCTCGTCACAGACATCGCCGTCTCGGCGACGGCGGTGAACAAGGCGGTCGAGATCGGCAGGGCCGTGCACCTGGTTCGCGACCTCGTGAACGAGTCGCCCCTCGACCTCTACCCCGACTCCTTCGCTCGACGCGCGACCGAGCTGGCAGATCTGCCCGGCGTGACGGTGACGACGTGGAACGAGGAGCAGCTCGCAGCCGACGGCTTCGGGGGCATCCTCGGCGTCGGCCAAGGCTCCGTGCGTCCGCCGCGCCTGGTCAAGGTCAGCTACTCCCCCGCGCAGTCGGCTCGGCACATCGCGCTCGTCGGCAAGGGAATCACGTTCGATTCCGGCGGACTCTCACTCAAGCCGGCCGCCTCGATGATCGGCATGAAGTACGACATGGCCGGTGCCGCGACGGTCCTCGCTGTCGTTCTGGCGGCTGCCCGCCTCGAGCTGCCGACGAGGGTCACGGCGTGGTTGTGCCTCGCTGAGAACATGCCCTCCGGCACGGCGATCCGGCCGGGCGACGTCCTCGGCATCCGGGGCGGCAAGACCGTCGAGGTGCTGAACACCGACGCAGAAGGTCGCCTCGTCCTAGCCGATGGACTCGCGGCGGCCAGCGAGGAGTATCCCGACGCCATCATCGACGTGGCCACCCTCACCGGAGCGGCCACCGTCGCCCTCGGCAACCGCTACGTCGGCACGATGGGAAGCTCTGAGCTGGTCAAGGAGGTCATCGACACTGCTGGGCGCACCGGTGAGCTTCTCTGGCATATGCCCCTCGCCGAGGAGTTCCGAGCCATGATCAATTCCGACGTGGCGGACCTCGCCAACATCAAGCCGGGTAACACCGCCGGCGGAATGCTGCTCGCCGGTGTCTTCCTCGGTGAGTTCATCGGTAACACAGAAGACGGATCAGGCCGCATCCCGTGGGTACACCTCGACATCGCGGGGGCGGGAACGAACAAAGACGCCCTCTACGGCTATACCGGCAAGGGTCCGACCGGGGTCGTGGTTCGCACGCTGGTCGCCCTCGCCGAGGGAGGCTCGGGCGCTTCCGTCGGCGCGGCGTAGTAGGCTCGAAAGGGCGAAAAACCACTCGCCATCGTCCGCCTCGCCCATCCTGTGGGGCTAGGACACTGATGAACATGCACGAGGGAGTATCGCGGGTGTCAGAACAGAAATTCGACCTTGTCGTCCTCGGTGGTGGCAGCGGTGGCTACGCCGCGGCCCTTCGTGCCAGCCTCCTCGGCCTCTCTGTCGCGCTGGTCGAGAAAGACAAGCTCGGCGGAACCTGCCTCCATCGGGGGTGCATCCCCACCAAGGCCCTGCTGCATTCCGCCGAGGTCGCAGACGTGTCGCGTGAGTCCGCTAAGTACGGAGTCAGATCCAGCTTCGACGGCATCGACATGGCGTCGGTCACCTCGTATCGCGAGGGTGTCGTGGCAAGCAAATTCAAGGGACTCGAGGGTCTCGTGAAGGCACGGGGTATCACCGTGATCTCGGGCGAGGGTCGACTCGTCTCGCCTACTCAGGTTCAGGTCGGTGAGAATGTCGTGACGGGCACCAACGTCGTGCTCGCCACCGGTTCATACGCTCGATCGCTCCCGGGACTCGAGATAGGGGGCCGAGTGATCACCAGCACCGAGGCCCTGCACCTCGACTATGTTCCCCAGACCGTCGCGATCCTCGGCGGCGGTGTCATCGGTGTCGAGTTCGCCAGCGTCTGGAAGTCGTTCGGGGCCGACGTCACGATCGTCGAGGCGCTCCCCCACCTGGTGCCGAACGAAGAAGAATCGGTCAGCAAGCAGTTCGAACGCGCATTCCGCAAGCGCGGCATCCAGTTCTCCTTGGGTACCCGGTTCCAATCGGTGCAGCAAAATGACGACGGCGTCGTGGTCACTCTCGAAGACGGCCGAACCATCGAAGCCGAGCTGCTTCTGGTGGCCGTCGGCCGGGGCCCTTCGACGGCAGGTCTCGGTCTAGAAGAGGTGGGAGTCGAACTCGATCGGGGTTTCGTCGTCACCGACGAGCGCCTGCAGACGAATATCCCCGGCGTCTACGCCGTGGGCGACATCGTTCCGGGCCTTCAGCTGGCCCACCGCAGCTTCCAGCACGGCATCTTCGTCGCAGAAGAGATCGCGGGCCTCGCGCCGCAGATCGTCGACGACGTCAATATTCCGAAGGTCACCTACTCGGATCCGGAGGTAGCCTCCGTCGGACTCACAGAGGCCCGGGCCGTTGACACGTACGGGTCAGACAAGGTGACGAGTTACGACTACAACCTCGCGGGTAATGGCAAGAGCCACATCATCGGCACACAGGGCTCGGTCAAAGTCGTTCGCGTCGTTGACGGTCCTGTTGTCGGAGTGCACATGATCGGAGCCCGCGTCGGCGAATTGATCGGCGAGGCTCAGCTCATCGTCAATTGGGAGGCCTACCCCGAAGACGTGGCTCAGCTGGTGCACGCACACCCCACGCAGAACGAAGCCCTGGGCGAAGCGCACCTCGCCCTCGCGGGCAAGCCGCTGCACGCCCTCTGAAGATCTACAACAAACGCAATACAAGTAAGCTAAAACCACGATCGGTTTCTAAAGGAGACAAGCTAATGAGCGAATCCGTCAACCTTCCTGCACTCGGTGAGAGTGTCACCGAGGGAACGGTCACCCGCTGGCTCA carries:
- a CDS encoding leucyl aminopeptidase, coding for MTLASVSVSATPASEVETDVLVLGVVRTDDGPRLVGAADATARLAAALGDLTLLGITGSKDDFIRLPSPEGIAARSLALVGLASEAPSSAELRYATGSVARRLLGAVNVALALPVSDDDSARAALEGCLLGAYDYTNHRSEASMPKASAAASFVLVTDIAVSATAVNKAVEIGRAVHLVRDLVNESPLDLYPDSFARRATELADLPGVTVTTWNEEQLAADGFGGILGVGQGSVRPPRLVKVSYSPAQSARHIALVGKGITFDSGGLSLKPAASMIGMKYDMAGAATVLAVVLAAARLELPTRVTAWLCLAENMPSGTAIRPGDVLGIRGGKTVEVLNTDAEGRLVLADGLAAASEEYPDAIIDVATLTGAATVALGNRYVGTMGSSELVKEVIDTAGRTGELLWHMPLAEEFRAMINSDVADLANIKPGNTAGGMLLAGVFLGEFIGNTEDGSGRIPWVHLDIAGAGTNKDALYGYTGKGPTGVVVRTLVALAEGGSGASVGAA
- the lpdA gene encoding dihydrolipoyl dehydrogenase — encoded protein: MSEQKFDLVVLGGGSGGYAAALRASLLGLSVALVEKDKLGGTCLHRGCIPTKALLHSAEVADVSRESAKYGVRSSFDGIDMASVTSYREGVVASKFKGLEGLVKARGITVISGEGRLVSPTQVQVGENVVTGTNVVLATGSYARSLPGLEIGGRVITSTEALHLDYVPQTVAILGGGVIGVEFASVWKSFGADVTIVEALPHLVPNEEESVSKQFERAFRKRGIQFSLGTRFQSVQQNDDGVVVTLEDGRTIEAELLLVAVGRGPSTAGLGLEEVGVELDRGFVVTDERLQTNIPGVYAVGDIVPGLQLAHRSFQHGIFVAEEIAGLAPQIVDDVNIPKVTYSDPEVASVGLTEARAVDTYGSDKVTSYDYNLAGNGKSHIIGTQGSVKVVRVVDGPVVGVHMIGARVGELIGEAQLIVNWEAYPEDVAQLVHAHPTQNEALGEAHLALAGKPLHAL